A region of Paraburkholderia sp. BL23I1N1 DNA encodes the following proteins:
- a CDS encoding ABC transporter ATP-binding protein, translated as MSLLRVSGLSKSFGGLKAVDDVSFDLEAGQLLALLGPNGAGKSTCFNMVNGQLRPSSGSIRLDDHELVGMQPRDIWRLGVGRTFQIAATFNSMTVLENVQMALVSRERKTFGLWKPAGSRYADEAMTLLEQVGMGADANRACGVLAYGDVKRVELAIALANRPKLLLMDEPTAGMAPKERNDLMALTKRLVMEHKIGVLFTEHSMDVVFAYADRMIVLARGKLIAEGDAETIRNDARVQEVYFGTGKTFQPHAPLHEAAGGHLGQGALQ; from the coding sequence ATGAGCTTGCTGCGCGTATCCGGCCTCTCCAAATCGTTCGGCGGATTGAAAGCGGTCGACGACGTTTCCTTCGATCTCGAAGCCGGTCAACTGCTGGCATTGCTCGGTCCGAATGGCGCAGGCAAGTCGACCTGCTTCAACATGGTCAACGGGCAACTGCGGCCGTCGTCCGGTTCGATTCGCCTCGACGATCATGAGCTGGTCGGCATGCAGCCGCGCGATATCTGGCGGCTGGGTGTCGGCCGCACGTTCCAGATTGCCGCGACCTTCAATTCGATGACCGTGCTCGAGAACGTGCAGATGGCGCTCGTCTCGCGCGAACGCAAGACGTTCGGCCTGTGGAAACCCGCAGGCTCGCGCTACGCCGATGAAGCCATGACGCTGCTCGAACAGGTTGGCATGGGCGCCGACGCGAACCGCGCCTGCGGCGTGCTCGCCTACGGTGACGTTAAACGCGTCGAACTCGCTATCGCGCTGGCGAACCGCCCCAAGCTGCTGCTGATGGACGAACCTACTGCCGGCATGGCGCCAAAGGAGCGCAACGATCTGATGGCGCTGACCAAGCGTCTCGTCATGGAGCACAAAATCGGCGTGTTATTTACCGAGCACAGCATGGACGTTGTATTCGCGTACGCCGATCGCATGATCGTGCTCGCGCGCGGCAAGCTGATCGCGGAGGGCGACGCCGAAACGATCCGCAACGACGCACGCGTGCAGGAAGTCTATTTCGGCACGGGCAAGACCTTCCAGCCACACGCGCCGCTGCATGAAGCGGCCGGCGGCCATCTAGGACAAGGGGCGCTGCAATGA